The Mycobacterium sp. 3519A genome contains a region encoding:
- a CDS encoding AAA family ATPase: protein MLQTVAIRGYRSLREIVLPLSGLTVITGANGTGKSSLYRALRLLADCGRGEVIGSLAREGGLESVLWAGPEQLRGARRTGRVEGTTRTGPVSLELGFASDDFGYLVDLGLPQMAGHRSLFALDPEIKREAVFAGPVMRTSTTLVRRTRDYAEASAESGRGFDEMTRSLPAYRSVLAEYAHPGAHPELAAVRHRLRSWRFYDGFRVDAAAPSRHPHVGTRTPVLSDDGSDLAAAVQTIIEAGFDDLARAVADAFDGATLSVAVRDGLFDLQLQQRGMLRPLRAAELSDGTLRFLLWAAALSSPQPPSLMVLNEPETSLHPDLVRPLAALIAAAAAHTQVLVVTHSRAMLEFLNTVPVADADGDSVVEIELYKELGETRVKGLGLLTAPPWDWGKR, encoded by the coding sequence ATGCTGCAGACGGTCGCCATTCGCGGGTACCGCTCCCTGCGCGAGATCGTGCTGCCGCTTTCCGGCCTGACGGTCATCACCGGAGCCAACGGCACCGGGAAGTCGTCGCTGTACCGGGCGTTGCGATTGCTCGCCGACTGCGGCCGCGGTGAGGTGATCGGCTCGCTGGCCCGCGAAGGCGGCCTGGAGTCGGTGTTGTGGGCGGGCCCGGAGCAACTGCGCGGTGCGCGCCGGACCGGACGGGTCGAGGGCACGACGCGCACCGGCCCGGTGTCGCTCGAACTCGGTTTCGCCTCAGACGATTTCGGCTATCTGGTGGACCTCGGGCTGCCGCAGATGGCGGGGCACAGATCGTTGTTCGCACTCGACCCCGAGATCAAGCGCGAAGCGGTGTTCGCCGGTCCGGTGATGCGAACAAGCACCACACTGGTGCGCCGAACCCGCGACTACGCGGAGGCCAGTGCGGAATCCGGCAGGGGCTTCGATGAGATGACGCGGTCGCTGCCCGCGTACCGCAGCGTGCTCGCCGAATACGCGCACCCCGGCGCACATCCCGAACTCGCCGCCGTCCGGCACCGGTTGCGCAGCTGGCGGTTCTACGACGGTTTCCGGGTCGATGCGGCCGCGCCGTCGCGCCACCCCCACGTCGGCACCCGCACGCCCGTGCTCTCCGACGACGGCAGCGACCTGGCCGCTGCGGTGCAGACCATCATCGAGGCCGGCTTCGACGACCTCGCGCGCGCAGTGGCCGACGCGTTCGACGGTGCCACACTGTCGGTGGCGGTTCGCGACGGGCTGTTCGATCTGCAGTTGCAGCAGCGCGGCATGTTACGTCCGCTACGCGCCGCCGAATTATCCGATGGCACATTGCGTTTCCTGTTGTGGGCCGCCGCGTTGTCGAGCCCACAGCCGCCTTCTCTCATGGTGCTCAACGAGCCCGAGACCTCACTGCATCCGGATCTGGTGCGGCCGTTGGCCGCGCTGATCGCCGCGGCGGCGGCGCACACGCAGGTGCTGGTGGTCACCCATTCGCGGGCGATGCTGGAGTTCCTGAACACTGTGCCGGTCGCCGACGCCGACGGGGACAGCGTGGTCGAGATCG
- a CDS encoding DNA polymerase IV: MTPRWILHVDLDQFQAAVEVRRRPELAGLPIIVGGNGDPDEPRKVVTCASYPARAFGVHAGMPLRTAARKCPDATFLPLDTAAYDEASEEVMNLLRDLGHPVEVWGWDEAYVGADVENPVRLAEQIRQAVGQTELSCSVGISDNKQRAKVATGFGKPAGIYQLTDENWMAVMGDREVDALWGVGPKTAKKLAGLGITTVADLAATDATLLTSTFGPTTGLWILLLAKGGGDTNVSAEPWVPRSRSHVVTFAQDLTDRAEMACAVDDLAQQTLDEIVEQGRVVTRVAVTVRTNTFYTRTKIRKLPAPTTDAEPIKRTAQELLAQFELDRPVRLLGVRLELDAPEGGY; this comes from the coding sequence ATGACGCCTCGATGGATCCTGCACGTCGACCTCGATCAGTTCCAGGCCGCCGTGGAGGTGCGTCGCAGGCCCGAACTGGCCGGGCTGCCGATCATCGTCGGCGGCAACGGCGATCCCGACGAACCGCGCAAGGTGGTCACGTGCGCGTCGTACCCAGCCCGTGCGTTCGGCGTGCACGCGGGTATGCCGCTTCGCACCGCGGCCCGCAAGTGCCCCGACGCGACGTTTCTGCCGCTCGACACCGCGGCCTATGACGAGGCCTCCGAAGAAGTGATGAACCTGCTGCGCGACCTCGGCCACCCCGTCGAAGTGTGGGGCTGGGACGAGGCCTACGTCGGCGCCGACGTCGAGAACCCGGTGCGACTGGCCGAACAGATCCGGCAGGCCGTCGGCCAGACGGAGTTGTCCTGTTCGGTGGGCATCAGTGACAACAAGCAGCGCGCGAAGGTGGCCACCGGCTTCGGCAAACCCGCGGGAATCTACCAACTCACCGATGAGAACTGGATGGCGGTGATGGGCGACCGCGAGGTCGACGCGCTGTGGGGCGTCGGCCCGAAAACCGCCAAAAAACTTGCGGGACTGGGCATCACCACCGTCGCTGACCTCGCCGCGACCGATGCCACGCTGCTGACGTCGACGTTCGGGCCGACCACCGGACTGTGGATACTGCTACTGGCAAAGGGCGGCGGCGACACGAACGTCAGCGCCGAGCCGTGGGTCCCCCGCTCACGCAGCCACGTCGTCACCTTTGCACAGGATCTCACCGACCGCGCCGAAATGGCTTGCGCGGTGGACGATCTGGCGCAGCAGACGCTCGATGAGATCGTCGAACAGGGCCGTGTCGTCACCCGGGTCGCAGTCACCGTGCGCACCAACACCTTTTACACCAGGACGAAGATCCGCAAGCTTCCCGCACCGACCACCGACGCCGAGCCGATCAAGCGGACCGCGCAGGAACTGCTGGCGCAGTTCGAACTCGACCGGCCTGTCCGACTGCTCGGCGTGCGACTGGAACTCGATGCCCCGGAAGGCGGGTACTGA